From a single Helicoverpa armigera isolate CAAS_96S chromosome 7, ASM3070526v1, whole genome shotgun sequence genomic region:
- the LOC110369750 gene encoding uncharacterized protein LOC110369750 has product MAKRRFLSLERKFEREPIFKEKYLSFMKEYEQLGHMTENKVLFPYSDNVNYYLPHHGVLRESSTTTKLRTVFDASAVTTSGISFNEIQMVGPTVQDDLLSILLRFRQHKIVVSADVEKMFRSINVVPSQRSLQQIVFRFDPSHRLKTYTLNTVCQGTASAPYLATKCLSSLASTVSDNSVKYSIAHDFYCDDLLSGASTVSEAIDLCKGITATLNSAKFNIRKWKSNNTLVIKELFLGQVIDSNTVLDLSENNLNTTSKTLGLYWLCQQDTLSFSINIELHEKVTKRHILSVISQIFDPLGLVGPCVVEAKLIMQKLWVNKCSWDEEVPSDILQLWSSFANTLPCLNKLQIPRWILSDLCVNIEIHVFTDASQSAYGACVYIRSVCNSGIVRVQLLVSKNKIAPIKPTTIPRLELCGALLGARLCTKVQTSLKLNITMCRFWCDSTIVLGWLSTPSVQLNQFVRNRVNEIKESTSGHTWSYVPSKENPADLVSRGVRADVISDASLWWSGPSFLLKSEHSWPQMPNETQKRDLPDLQPCLIINNNVNKNDDDNKLFTKLILKYSQFTRLQRVIAYIYRFIHNCKTKTNRFRDHLSCEELQRSFNFIIHIAQLEMFPNEYLILKSGHSLSKKNKLISLTPFIDSNNIMRVGGRLDNSPYSYDTKHPILLCGKHHLTKIIFHMHHLKLLHAGPQLLLSSIRQTYWPLGGRNLSKFITRSCIKCFRFKATNVQPIMGQLPESRTKLEFPFLHCSVDYAGPIMIANRKGRGCQLIKSYLSIFVCLATRAVHLELVTDLTKEGYMAALNRFVARRGKPQSITSDNGTNFVGTCNELHRFLQDSSSQISSAVAQEGIEFLFIPSYTPHFNGMAESAVRSTKYHLRRLLQLTHFTYEEMHTCLTQVEAILNSRPITALNSDPTDFTPLTPAHFLIGRSLVSVPHPQLTERITSLERYKRIEFVKQHFWKRFSNEYVTTLQQKTKWPTASSELKLGSLVLIKDKALPPLRWALGRCVAVFPGTQDQVARVADIRIKGGTIIRRAFNNICPLPETGC; this is encoded by the coding sequence ATGGCGAAGCGACGGTTTTTATCGCTGGAACGAAAATTTGAACGAGAACCAATATTCAAGGAGAAATATTTGAGCTTCATGAAGGAATACGAGCAATTAGGCCACATGACTGAAAATAAAGTTCTTTTTCCATACAGTGACAATGTCAACTACTACCTTCCTCATCATGGCGTACTTCGGGAGTCAAGCACGACGACAAAGTTGCGTACCGTCTTCGACGCTTCTGCCGTCACCACTTCAGGAATTTCCTTCAATGAAATTCAGATGGTCGGTCCTACAGTCCAAGACGATCTTTTATCGATTCTCCTCAGATTCCGCCAACATAAAATTGTAGTATCGGCAGACGTTGAAAAAATGTTTAGATCTATCAATGTTGTTCCTAGTCAACGCTCCTTACAGCAAATTGTATTTAGGTTTGATCCATCGCATCGTTTAAAGACTTATACACTAAATACAGTTTGTCAAGGAACCGCTTCAGCGCCATACCTTGCGACAAAGTGTCTGAGTAGCCTGGCATCCACAGTCAGCGATAATAGCGTCAAATATAGTATAGCTCACGATTTTTATTGTGACGATTTGTTAAGTGGGGCCAGTACTGTAAGCGAGGCGATAGATTTATGTAAAGGAATAACAGCCACCTTAAACTCGGCAAAATTTAATATTCGCAAGTGGAAATCGAATAACACATTAGTTATTAAAGAGCTATTTTTAGGTCAAGTTATCGATTCAAATACAGTTTTAGATCTATCAGAAAACAACTTAAACACAACATCAAAAACGTTAGGTTTGTACTGGCTTTGTCAGCAGGATACCTTAtctttttcaattaatattgaaCTTCATGAGAAGGTTACCAAGCGCCATATACTTTCAGTTATAAGCCAAATATTCGACCCATTAGGCCTTGTTGGGCCATGCGTTGTCGAAGCCAAGTTAATTATGCAAAAATTATGGGTCAATAAATGCTCTTGGGACGAAGAAGTGCCGTCAGATATATTACAGCTCTGGTCTTCTTTTGCTAACACATTACCCTGTCTTAATAAGTTACAAATACCTCGTTGGATTCTTAGTGATCTTTGTGTAAACATTGAAATCCATGTATTCACAGATGCTTCGCAAAGTGCGTATGGTGCATGCGTCTATATCAGGTCTGTGTGTAACTCAGGGATTGTGCGTGTTCAGCTCTTAGTATCAAAAAACAAGATTGCGCCAATTAAACCCACAACTATCCCACGTCTTGAGCTATGTGGGGCGTTATTAGGTGCAAGACTGTGTACAAAGGTGCAAACCTCACTTAAGTTAAACATAACCATGTGTCGCTTTTGGTGCGATTCCACGATCGTGTTAGGGTGGTTGTCCACCCCTTCAGTTCAACTTAATCAATTTGTACGTAATCGTGTTAATGAAATCAAGGAAAGCACTAGTGGTCACACGTGGAGCTACGTGCCGTCCAAGGAAAACCCGGCAGATCTCGTTTCTCGCGGGGTGAGGGCTGATGTGATCAGCGACGCCTCGTTGTGGTGGTCGGGCCCGTCGTTTCTACTCAAATCAGAGCATAGTTGGCCACAAATGCCTAATGAGACCCAGAAACGTGACCTACCGGATCTCCAACCTtgtcttattataaataacaacgTTAACAAAAACGACGAtgataataaactatttacaaaacttatacttaaatattcacAATTTACACGTTTACAAAGAGTTATAGCCTATATATACAGATTTATTCATAActgtaaaactaaaacaaacagaTTTCGCGATCATCTTTCTTGTGAAGAATTGCAGcggtcatttaattttattatacatattgcTCAGTTAGAAATGTTCCCTAATGAATATCTTATCTTAAAATCGGGTCATTCATTgtcgaagaaaaataaattaatatcattgACCCCATTCATCGATTCAAATAATATCATGAGAGTAGGCGGTAGACTTGATAACTCACCTTATAGCTATGACACAAAACACCCCATTTTATTATGTGGAAAACATCAtttaacaaaaattatatttcacatGCATCACTTGAAACTTCTACATGCTGGACCTCAGTTATTGCTGTCTAGTATTCGTCAAACTTATTGGCCTTTGGGAGGAAGGAATCTGTCTAAATTTATAACAAGAAGTTGCATAAAATGTTTCAGATTTAAAGCCACCAATGTCCAGCCCATTATGGGACAGTTACCTGAATCCAGAACTAAACTGGAATTTCCCTTTTTACATTGTTCTGTGGATTATGCTGGCCCGATCATGATAGCCAACCGTAAAGGTCGAGGTTGCCAACTGATAAAATCTTACTTGTCCATTTTTGTCTGCTTAGCTACAAGGGCCGTGCACTTGGAACTCGTCACAGATTTGACTAAAGAGGGATACATGGCCGCTTTAAATCGGTTTGTGGCTCGTCGGGGAAAGCCTCAAAGTATAACCTCAGACAACGGGACAAattttgtaggtacatgtaACGAGTTACACCGTTTCTTACAGGACTCAAGTTCCCAAATCAGTTCCGCAGTCGCTCAAGAGGGAATAGAGTTCCTCTTCATTCCGAGCTACACACCCCATTTCAACGGTATGGCTGAATCTGCAGTCCGTTCCACAAAATATCATCTTCGTAGGCTTCTCCAACTTACGCATTTCACGTATGAAGAAATGCACACTTGTCTGACTCAGGTGGAAGCCATTCTAAATTCACGTCCTATAACTGCCTTAAACTCTGATCCTACAGACTTCACACCTTTAACACCCGCACACTTCCTAATAGGACGATCACTTGTGTCCGTTCCACATCCACAGTTGACAGAAAGGATAACAAGTCTTGAACGGTACAAACGAATCGAGTTCGTCAAGCAACATTTTTGGAAACGATTCTCCAACGAGTATGTTACCACTCTACAGCAAAAGACAAAGTGGCCTACTGCATCAAGCGAACTCAAATTGGGTTCTTTAGTCCTTATAAAGGATAAAGCGCTTCCTCCCCTACGTTGGGCCTTGGGTCGCTGTGTGGCCGTTTTCCCAGGAACTCAGGATCAAGTCGCTCGAGTCGCCGATATAAGGATCAAAGGAGGAACCATCATTCGAAGGGCGTTTAATAACATTTGTCCCCTTCCAGAAACTGGTTGTTGA